From Pleuronectes platessa chromosome 17, fPlePla1.1, whole genome shotgun sequence, one genomic window encodes:
- the LOC128459955 gene encoding hepatocyte nuclear factor 3-beta-like: MLSAFKMEAHDHPDWSGSSYYGETECYMNSGLSMNSMSGYMSAPGMTGPGPMNAPYANPVGGSHSSVPGGMCQSPGAAVHPGAGMAPGLGSLSPPPYGSMMSPGYGQACSLRAREPKPYRRSYTHAKPPYSYISLITMAIQQAASKRLTLNEIYQWITDLFPFYRQNQQRWQNSIRHSLSFNDCFIKVPRSPERPGKGSFWALHPDSGNMFENGCYLRRQKRFKTGRRPGGPGAGAGAGTGAAGRPGSEGGSVTSTSPGSDSQLSPACSSSPAASEVKSSGVKAHLPSSPVRVPSPLAHTQQLFSHHHHHALLMHEAAHLKPDPHHHHQHHPQHHPPYPSFNHPFSINNLMSEPQYVGYGCPVSAAPLGATKPGMEPPHTDPSYYHSVYRPIMNS; the protein is encoded by the exons ATGCTGAGCGCTTTTAAGATGGAGGCGCACGATCACCCGGACTGGAGCGGCAGCAGCTACTACGGAGAGACCGAG tgttacATGAACTCTGGTTTGTCCATGAACTCCATGAGCGGCTACATGAGCGCGCCTGGCATGACCGGCCCCGGCCCCATGAACGCGCCCTACGCGAACCCGGTGGGGGGGAGCCACTCGTCGGTACCGGGCGGGATGTGTCAGAGCCCCGGGGCCGCGGTGCACCCTGGAGCCGGGATGGCCCCGGGCCTGGGCTCCCTCAGCCCGCCGCCGTACGGCAGCATGATGAGCCCGGGCTACGGGCAGGCCTGCAGCCTCCGGGCCCGGGAGCCCAAGCCCTACCGGAGGAGCTACACGCACGCGAAGCCTCCGTACTCGTACATCTCCCTGATCACCATGGCCATCCAGCAGGCCGCCTCCAAGCGGCTGACCCTGAACGAGATCTACCAGTGGATCACCGACCTGTTCCCGTTCTACCGGCAGAACCAGCAGCGCTGGCAGAACTCCATCCGCCACTCGCTGTCCTTCAACGACTGCTTCATCAAGGTGCCGCGGTCCCCGGAGCGGCCGGGCAAGGGCTCGTTCTGGGCCCTGCACCCGGACTCCGGCAACATGTTCGAGAACGGCTGCTACCTGCGGCGGCAGAAGCGCTTCAAGACCGGGAGGAGGCCCGGGGGGCCCGGGGCTGGGGCCGGGGCTGGGACCGGGGCCGCGGGGAGGCCCGGCTCGGAGGGCGGCTCGGTCACCAGCACCAGTCCCGGGTCGGACTCCCAGCTCTCCccggcctgctcctcctctcccgcGGCCTCAGAGGTGAAGAGCTCCGGGGTCAAAGCTCACCTGCCCTCCAGCCCCGTGCGCGTGCCCTCCCCTCTCGCGCACACGCAGCAGCTGTTCtcccatcatcaccatcacgcGCTGCTGATGCACGAGGCCGCTCACCTGAAACcagacccccaccaccaccaccagcaccacccccAGCACCACCCCCCCTACCCGTCCTTCAACCACCCGTTCTCCATCAACAACCTCATGTCCGAGCCGCAGTACGTCGGGTACGGCTGCCCGGTGTCCGCGGCCCCGCTGGGGGCCACCAAGCCGGGCATGGAGCCCCCCCACACCGACCCCAGCTACTACCACAGCGTGTACAGACCCATCATGAACTCATGA